CTTGGACCAGGAAAAGGAAAAGCTCAAGGTCGAACAAGAGGCCCGTCGGAAAAAACTCGGGTCGTTGCGCGGCGCGAAACAATTCAAGTCGGTGACCTCGGTCCTGAAGGTGGACGCCGATAAACAGGAACGGGAAGAAAGGGTCCTCGAGGAACCGGAAACCTCCTCCCCCTGGGGCGGCAAGGACCTGGGTTCTTTCGCCCATCTGCTGTTGGAAAAGGGGTGGGATTGGGACGACGCGACCTTGGAAAAGAGCGCGGACCATTACCGTCAAAGGATGGGGGTCACCCCCGAGCAAGCGGAGCTGGCCTTGGATTGGGTGAAAAAAGCCCTCCAGAGCGACTTGGTGAAAAGGGCCAAGAAGTCCGGACAGGCTTTCCGGGAATTGCCCATCACGGGCCGACAGGAGGACGGGTCCTACCTCAATGCGGTCATCGACCTGGCTTTCCTCGAGGACGACCAATGGGTCATCGTGGATTACAAGACCGATCAGGACCCCAAGAGGCTCGAGGCCAAATATAAGGAACAGTTGGGCTATTACGGAACGATGTTGGAGGCCTTCACGAACAAGAAGGTCAAGGCGACGGAGCTTCTGTTCTTAAGGAAGCTTTGAGGTTTCCGGGCCCGGGCGGCCTTCCATTGCCATCAATTCGCCGAATTTCTTCCGTAAAACATCATCCCGATAACTTTGCCGGTAAGCCGATGTGAAGACCCCCGAGAAGTTCTCCCACGAAGCCCAGGAATCCTCCGGATGGAAGGTCCTTTCCCAGGCGTAATGGTAAAGAAGCTTTTCAAAGAAGCAGGACTGCAGGAAGGGTTCCTTGGGAAGGGCGGGATAGGATCTCTTCAAGAGGTCCAGGATCCCCTTCCTGGACCTCCCATTCGAAAGGTCGGTGACCAGGAAATCGGCCTGCCAAAAGACCCGGAAGGCCGGCCACCAATCCTTATAGGAAGCCAGGTCGCCGTCGTGGAGGGGAAGGACGGCCAGGAACCGGTCACTCATCCTGCCCGGGACCTGGGATGGCAGGGGATTCCCCCTCAACCCCGGGAATTCCCGGACCATGGATGGAAGGTCATGCACCGGGGCCAGGAAGGCCAACCAACGGATCGACGGCGAAGGCTCCACGGGGAATTCCCGGGCGTCCGCCGGGAGGGTCATATAGGCCAGGGACATATCCGTCGAGTCCGGGACCAGCTCGGCGAAGAAGAAACCGGGACCCGAACCCGCCGAAAGGTCCGAAACCATCCAGAAGGCCTGGAATTTCTCCAGGCTTTTCCCGGTCGTGGAAAAAAGTCCCGGATGGCCGGGGACGTCCCGGTAAGGACGGATCAAACGGCCCAGGTCCCAGGCCCCGGAGACGGCCACCAAGGCCAGGGCCACCCACCCTTTCCCCGCTTTCGGGATGGATCCCAACAGCGTTTGGATCCCCACGGCAATGGCCAGCAGGATCAAGGGCAGGAGTTGAAAAAGACGGAAGGGCTCCACCACGGAGAAGAAAAGGGCCGGAAGGGTCCAGAGAAGGACCAATTGGAAAAAGACCTTTCCCCGGACGTCCTTCCAATTCCTGGCGAGGGCCAGGAGCCCCACCCCAAAAAGGCTTCCCGCCAAGGGGTTCAAGAAACCCATCTCCTGGGGGATGTAAGCCGCCGGGACCGGCCAGAAAAAGCAGCCGAAATAATCCTTGGCCATTCGCAGTGGACCCAGGAGGCCGGTCCCCCCCGAAAGGGACGAAGCGAGGATATGGCCGCCGTATTCCTCCCGTGTAAGGGCCCGTAGGAAGGGCGTCAGAGCCAATAGAAAACCGATCGCATAAGCCCCAAGGGGCCCCCGGCCGGACCGTTCCCTTAGGGTCGAGCCAAGGACCAGCAAGGTCATGCCGAAAGCGAAGATGGACCAGGTGGTGCAGACCAGGGAACCGGCCCCCAGGACCGATCCCAACAGGAAAGCCCGGACAAGGCGGGAAAGGATCCTTTCCCGCGGCACGCCTTGGAACCAGCCCCAGCACCACCAGGACAGGCAGATCCATAGGAGCAGGAGGGACCAATCCAAACCGATCCGCCCCGATAAAAGGGGCCAATAACCCAGGGTGAATCCCGAGGCGATCAGGAACGAAAGCGAACGGGGAAAAAGGGTCCGGGCCGCCCAATAACCCATGGGCACGCATAACGCTGAAGCCAAGGCGGGGGGGAACCAGAGGCTGAAAAGAGGGGAATGGGTCCAGCCCAACAGCAGGCCGATCAGGGAGATATAGGTCGGTGGGGATTGGTTGAATCCCCGGAAGAAGCCCCCCTCCGATCCCATGTTCCCGCAAAGGGCCAGGAACCCCCGGGTGGCTTCGTCCAGGCTCGGCCAGAGGAAGAGGGAAGTCAGGCCGGACATCCGGAGCGCGAAGGCGATGGAAAAAAGAAGGAGAAGCAGGGGCCATGGGACCGAAAAGGACTCGGCGTCCAAGGGACCTTTGGGGCCGCCGGACTTGGCGGAGGGCCATTTCTTCCAGAGGTAGAAGGCGGGAAGCCCCCAGCCGACCGCCAGGACGAGAGGCCTCCATGGAAAGGCGGGAGGATAGACCAGCAACGAATTGGTCAGGAAAAAGCCCAGGAAAGGGACCCAAGGTCCACGAGGGATGGCCCCCCAGGAAGTCCTCATTTTCCGCCTTCCCTCTTCCGGCGGGTGAGGTAAAGCAGTTCGGAGCCGGTCAGGGTATAGGTGTGGCGGCTGGTCTCCCATTTTCCAGGCCAAGCTTTCGTGAAGATCCGCAAGAGCCCTTCCTGGTCCCGCATGTGGGCCCCCCGGTCGAAGCGGCGGATGAACCAGGCCATCGGCCGGGTCCAACCGTTCCGGGGCCAGACATCCTCCAGCACCACCACCCGGCCTCCGGGTTTGAGGCAGCGACGCATCTCCTTCACCGCCTGTTCCAAAACCCTGTCCGGTAGATGGTGCAGGAAGCCCACCGCGCGGATCTCATCGAACGTATGGGCGGCGAAAGGAAGATGGTCCACCGAGGCCCGGTATCCCAGCCGGGTCCTTCCCTTCGGCGGCCGCGCCACGAGGCGCGGATCCCGATCGAGGGAACCGCCGGTGTAATCCCTGAGGAAAGCCTCATTGATATCCACTCCGACCAGCAGCCCCTTGGGTTCCGGGGTGACCAGCTTGGGGCCGCAGCCCAGGTCCAGCACCTTGCCGCGTGAATGCGGAAAGGCCAGGTCGAAGACCTTTTGGATCATCCAGGGTTTGCCGGGGGCGAGCAGGGTCTGGGAAAGGCGATAGACCCAGGGAATATCGAGGATGGCATAAAGGCCTGGGCCCATGGGTCAGTCCTTTCCGAAAGCTTGGTCGGCGATGCGGTAGGCGTTGCCCATGAGCAGGAGCCCGATGGTGGTGCCCGGAAGGGACGGGAAGATGGACGAATCCACCACATGGATGTTCTCCCATCCGGCCACCCTTCCCAAGCGGTCCGTCCGGAAGCCGCGGGGTTCCCCTTCGGTCATGGGCATCGTGCCGCCCACGTGGTAGGAACCGCTGTTGAGGCGGGCCAGGGGAAAAAGGGGAAGGCACCCGATGCGGCCGAAGACGCCCAAAAGCCGCCAGACGGTGGCCCCCAGCACGCCGAAGGAGGGCCACTTTTTCACGTGCCGGGAGACCAGGGTCGCCGGTTTCCCGTCGCCCTGCAGGGGCTCCAAGGACATCTCGTAGGTCCCCGAGTGGTCCGAGTGGTAATTAACGAACAAAAGGAAGAGGTGGCGGGAAAGGAAGCGCTTCAGGGCGGTCCAGGGCCCCTTCGCGTTCCCCAGGAGCCCCAGTTTTTTCAGGACCAATTCGTTCTCGGTGGAGACCTGCACATGGACCCAGTGCTTCAGGCCCCCGCCCTTGAGGTCGAGGAAGATCCCGGGTTCGGTGTTGCAGTCGGGCCATTGGGCCGGCAGGCCTTTCAGGCTCAAGGCCGGGAGCACGAAACCGCCCCGGGTTCGAAGGCGCATGGACGCGCCGAAATTCCCCTTCGAGGCCGCCACCAGGCGGGTGCTGTTCACCGCGCCCGCGGCCAGGAAGATCCGGTCGAAGGGTTCGGTCCGGACCGCGCCCTGGGCGTTCCGGTAGGTGACCAGGGCCTTCCCGCCTTCCTCCGCCAAACCTTCCACCAGGCAACCGGGGACATAATCCAGCTTGCCCTCTTTTTGGAGCCGGAGGATCTCGTCACCCGCCCGGAAGATGGAGCCATAGACGCAACCCGACATGCAGTGGCCGCAGTAGCGGCAAGCCTTCTCCCCTTGCGCCTGGATGAGCTGGCGGGCCCGTCCGAAGACGGTCCTACCCTTTTGAAGCAGGCCGGTCCGTCCCAAGGCCTCCAGCAAGGACCGACCCGCCACGCCCAAGCGCAGGGTCCCGGTGCCGGGGGAAAGGAGGGGGAAATCCAGGCTCAATCCGTCGTCCTCGGCCGAATAAGGAAGCCCCTCGAGCGCTTTCGCGCCGTAGGCGGCCAGTTCCCCGGCTTCGACGGGCCATCCTTCCAGGTCGCAAGCCTGCGGGGGAAGCACCGCTGCGCCCCAACCCGCGCTCAATCCCCCCAGGGCGTAGCTGAAGGGAGGCATGGTGTCCTTGGACTTGACCGGCGCCCCGGCCAAGCTACGGCCGTAGAAATACTCGGACCCGAATTCCCGCTTCTTGGGGATCCCGGACCCGTCCTTTGGGGTCCCGTCGGGCGTGAGCCAAACGCGCTGTTCGGGGGTCCATTGGGAAGGCTCCACGGCGGCCATTTGGGCGGCCTTTTCCTCCCGGTCCTTCTCCAGGCGTTCGCCACGGTCCAGGACCACGGGTTTGATCCCTCGCGCGATCAATCCCTTCACGGCCCCGAGCGCCGCCAGGCCGCTGCCGATGACCGCCACCCGGAGGGTCCCTTCCATGTTGGCGTTCATGACCGATCCTTGAAAAGGGACCGGACGGCCCCGGCGATGCGTTCCATGTCCTCATCGGTCAAATGCGGGAAGCAGGGAATGAAGAGGCCGTGGTGATAGAGCCTCTCGGCCTCGGGCATGGGGGCGGCGTTGGGATAGTCGGGGAGGTCACTGATGAGTTCCAGGCTGGAGGTGGCCGAGTCGATGCCTTCCCGGGCCAGGGCCCGTTGGGCGGCGCGGGCGTCGGGGACGGGCAGGATGAGCTGCCAATAGACGTTGCGGGAAACGGGCGTGGTCGCCGGGAAGGGCGCCCCGGGGCAATGGCGTTTGAGGAAGTCCACGTGGGCTACGCGCGAGCGATCAATGGCCTCCACCCAGGGAAGGCGCTCCTTCCCGATGCGGGCCTGGAGCGACGTGTAACGCCGGAACCAAAGGTCGGGCAGGGCCTTCAGACGGCCTTTGGCGCGGTGGCCCGTTTGCTTGAGGGCGGCTTCCGGGTCCTTCCATTCCAGCAAACGCAGGAAGGGGAAGGTGAAGATCGAGAAGAAGGGCTGGGTGGTGGCGAGGTTCCGGACCAGATTGGTCCAGGCCTTCCGGACGAGCCATCCCCGGCTGGGCGGCGCGAGGCCTTCCTGCGCCCGCCGCAACTTCGCGGCCAGGGCGTCGTCGTCGGTGACGGCCATGCCGCCGCCCAAGGTGTCGAGGGTCTTGATGGAGGAGGAACTATAGACCGAAAGGTCGCCGAAAGTGCCGACCTTCCGTTCGCTCAGGCGTCCGTTGAGGCATTGGGAAAAATCCTCGATGACGAAGAGGCCCCGCCCCTTCAGGAAGGCGCAAAGGTCC
This bacterium DNA region includes the following protein-coding sequences:
- a CDS encoding DegT/DnrJ/EryC1/StrS family aminotransferase, which encodes MNPLRKKIPRGVIYHSLSQSFRYLFLSLLAPLEEKDRVEDWERTFTGYIGRRHAVAFPFARTAIHAALKTLDLPEGSQVLMPPITIKGILDAVVDLGLVPVYADLDPATACFRREGLEEKLGPQVRVALVTPLFGLVPDLEDLCAFLKGRGLFVIEDFSQCLNGRLSERKVGTFGDLSVYSSSSIKTLDTLGGGMAVTDDDALAAKLRRAQEGLAPPSRGWLVRKAWTNLVRNLATTQPFFSIFTFPFLRLLEWKDPEAALKQTGHRAKGRLKALPDLWFRRYTSLQARIGKERLPWVEAIDRSRVAHVDFLKRHCPGAPFPATTPVSRNVYWQLILPVPDARAAQRALAREGIDSATSSLELISDLPDYPNAAPMPEAERLYHHGLFIPCFPHLTDEDMERIAGAVRSLFKDRS
- a CDS encoding GMC oxidoreductase, encoding MNANMEGTLRVAVIGSGLAALGAVKGLIARGIKPVVLDRGERLEKDREEKAAQMAAVEPSQWTPEQRVWLTPDGTPKDGSGIPKKREFGSEYFYGRSLAGAPVKSKDTMPPFSYALGGLSAGWGAAVLPPQACDLEGWPVEAGELAAYGAKALEGLPYSAEDDGLSLDFPLLSPGTGTLRLGVAGRSLLEALGRTGLLQKGRTVFGRARQLIQAQGEKACRYCGHCMSGCVYGSIFRAGDEILRLQKEGKLDYVPGCLVEGLAEEGGKALVTYRNAQGAVRTEPFDRIFLAAGAVNSTRLVAASKGNFGASMRLRTRGGFVLPALSLKGLPAQWPDCNTEPGIFLDLKGGGLKHWVHVQVSTENELVLKKLGLLGNAKGPWTALKRFLSRHLFLLFVNYHSDHSGTYEMSLEPLQGDGKPATLVSRHVKKWPSFGVLGATVWRLLGVFGRIGCLPLFPLARLNSGSYHVGGTMPMTEGEPRGFRTDRLGRVAGWENIHVVDSSIFPSLPGTTIGLLLMGNAYRIADQAFGKD
- a CDS encoding class I SAM-dependent methyltransferase, encoding MGPGLYAILDIPWVYRLSQTLLAPGKPWMIQKVFDLAFPHSRGKVLDLGCGPKLVTPEPKGLLVGVDINEAFLRDYTGGSLDRDPRLVARPPKGRTRLGYRASVDHLPFAAHTFDEIRAVGFLHHLPDRVLEQAVKEMRRCLKPGGRVVVLEDVWPRNGWTRPMAWFIRRFDRGAHMRDQEGLLRIFTKAWPGKWETSRHTYTLTGSELLYLTRRKREGGK